From the genome of Lineus longissimus chromosome 8, tnLinLong1.2, whole genome shotgun sequence, one region includes:
- the LOC135492618 gene encoding serine/arginine-rich splicing factor 7-like isoform X2, whose protein sequence is MSYYDRDRYSRSDRDRDSYRDRDRGRRDDDRAPLDCKVYVGDLPRNCTERDIEDEFGTCGRLKNVWVARNPSGFAFVEYEDPRDAEDAVRRLDGVSMKGNRIRVEHSTGKVRPKPWMRRGPPRSRKPFHPDDKCFECHGRGHYAYDCPNAGRRSRSRSRSSSRGGGRSRRRYSRSRSRSRSRSYSRSRSRSNDRHSKRRSRSRSRSHHSRKSRSPSRHSSPGKDDDRKNGDH, encoded by the exons ATGTCTTACTACGATCGTGATCGTTATTCAAGGTCTGACCGAGACCGTGATAGCTACAGAGATCGAGACCGAGGAAGAAGGGATGACGACAG AGCACCCTTGGACTGTAAAGTCTATGTAGGAGATCTGCCCAGAAATTGTACCGAGCGAGATATCGAGGACGAATTTGGTACATGCGGTCGCCTGAAGAATGTCTGGGTCGCAAGAAATCCATCTGGGTTTGCGTTCGTTGAGTATGAGGACCCGAGGGATGCAGAAGATGCTGTGAGACGGTTAGATGGAGT CTCGATGAAAGGCAATAGGATTCGTGTTGAGCACTCGACTGGTAAAGTTAGACCAAAGCCTTGGATGAGGCGGGGGCCACCAAGATCAAGAAAACCATTCCACCCCGATGATAAGTGCTTTGAATGCCACGGTCGTGGACACTATGCTTACGATTGTCCAAATGCTGGAAGGAGATCAAG GTCACGTTCCAGGTCATCATCTCGAGGTGGAGGACGCAGCAGGCGTAGGTACTCGAGGAGCCGCAGCAGGTCCAGGAGTAGGAGTTATAGTAGATCGCGATCTAGGTCGAATGACCGCCACTCTAAGAGGAG GTCTCGTTCCAGGTCACGCAGTCACCACAGCAGGAAATCACGATCTCCGAGTCGGCACAGTAGTCCGGGCAAAGATGACGACAGGAAAAATGGAGACCATTAG
- the LOC135492618 gene encoding serine/arginine-rich splicing factor 3-like isoform X1, producing the protein MSYYDRDRYSRSDRDRDSYRDRDRGRRDDDRAPLDCKVYVGDLPRNCTERDIEDEFGTCGRLKNVWVARNPSGFAFVEYEDPRDAEDAVRRLDGVSMKGNRIRVEHSTGKVRPKPWMRRGPPRSRKPFHPDDKCFECHGRGHYAYDCPNAGRRSRYSRSRSRSSSRGGGRSRRRYSRSRSRSRSRSYSRSRSRSNDRHSKRRSRSRSRSHHSRKSRSPSRHSSPGKDDDRKNGDH; encoded by the exons ATGTCTTACTACGATCGTGATCGTTATTCAAGGTCTGACCGAGACCGTGATAGCTACAGAGATCGAGACCGAGGAAGAAGGGATGACGACAG AGCACCCTTGGACTGTAAAGTCTATGTAGGAGATCTGCCCAGAAATTGTACCGAGCGAGATATCGAGGACGAATTTGGTACATGCGGTCGCCTGAAGAATGTCTGGGTCGCAAGAAATCCATCTGGGTTTGCGTTCGTTGAGTATGAGGACCCGAGGGATGCAGAAGATGCTGTGAGACGGTTAGATGGAGT CTCGATGAAAGGCAATAGGATTCGTGTTGAGCACTCGACTGGTAAAGTTAGACCAAAGCCTTGGATGAGGCGGGGGCCACCAAGATCAAGAAAACCATTCCACCCCGATGATAAGTGCTTTGAATGCCACGGTCGTGGACACTATGCTTACGATTGTCCAAATGCTGGAAGGAGATCAAGGTATTCCAG GTCACGTTCCAGGTCATCATCTCGAGGTGGAGGACGCAGCAGGCGTAGGTACTCGAGGAGCCGCAGCAGGTCCAGGAGTAGGAGTTATAGTAGATCGCGATCTAGGTCGAATGACCGCCACTCTAAGAGGAG GTCTCGTTCCAGGTCACGCAGTCACCACAGCAGGAAATCACGATCTCCGAGTCGGCACAGTAGTCCGGGCAAAGATGACGACAGGAAAAATGGAGACCATTAG
- the LOC135492655 gene encoding organic cation transporter protein-like has product MCDDRLGLGTEENGHTLGPVTNGSADTREVATLVSKSRQRMAFENILQRIGSFNRYQIFQYFILCFSGWPTGLHTLSIIFLGADQDHWCDIPELRNLTYEQQKNIAIPEETNRDANVIFSKCRRFALNFTQYSYSDLINWNRSLMVDNMTSTVGCSAWTFDQSVFESTIVSQFDLVCDREWLTSMTQSVYFMGFLFGCSFFGAISDGFGRKVALLLTILTTILGGTVGAFMPNIYAWIGVRFVTGAGAGTIFAIAFVMVVEFTGLKYRVPVCVPYHWGFTIGMFTLPGLAYFIRNHITLQLILGIYPVIYLLTFWIADESPRWLISRDRIDKAETILRKMAKWNRRPLPADNKWLKEATEAEREAATKKKCTVFDLLRTPNLRKITLVIFLQWFTTSLLFYGLILMPTSFGANAFLTTALGGVASMSSYPICVFLMQKVGRRYTMGGFLFFGGLCLFSAIPLLNRPDLQPLTMALVMLAKCTFQGAFGTVYIFSAELFPTVARNIGVGTGSSFARAGALLSPQLARLEDLWRPLPLIIFGCMGVFTGVMNFFLPETLNKALPESLEDGENFGRRGKYHSSKEMLDTFDAETAVDDKTHAA; this is encoded by the exons AT GTGTGACGACAGATTGGGCCTCGGGACCGAGGAAAACGGCCACACCCTCGGCCCAGTTACAAACGGTTCGGCAGATACCAGAGAAGTTGCAACCCTCGTTTCCAAATCTCGCCAGAGGATGGCGTTCGAGAATATCCTGCAACGGATCGGATCATTTAATAGATATCAAATCTTCCAGTATTTTATCCTGTGTTTCTCGGGATGGCCGACCGGACTCCACACCCTGTCGATCATCTTTCTTGGTGCAGATCAGGATCACTGGTGTGACATACCAGAGCTACGCAACCTGACATATGAGCAACAAAAGAACATCGCCATACCGGAGGAGACCAACCGTGATGCTAACGTCATCTTCAGCAAGTGCAGACGATTTGCGCTGAACTTTACACAGTATTCTTATTCGGACTTGATCAACTGGAACAGAAGCTTGATGGTTGATAATATGACAAGTACTGTTGGTTGTTCGGCCTGGACGTTCGATCAGTCTGTTTTTGAGTCTACCATTGTCAGCCAG TTTGATCTCGTGTGTGATAGAGAATGGCTGACTTCCATGACCCAATCCGTCTACTTCATGGGCTTCCTGTTTGGATGTTCCTTCTTTGGTGCTATTTCAGATGG ATTCGGTCGTAAGGTGGCACTCTTACTCACTATTCTCACCACCATCCTCGGCGGGACCGTGGGGGCCTTCATGCCGAATATCTACGCCTGGATCGGGGTTAGGTTCGTCACGGGTGCTGGCGCCGGAACCATCTTTGCCATTGCGTTTGTTATGG TGGTCGAGTTTACAGGTCTGAAATACCGAGTCCCCGTGTGCGTGCCGTACCACTGGGGATTCACCATTGGTATGTTCACACTCCCCGGCCTTGCATATTTCATCAGAAACCACATCACACTCCAGTTGATTCTGGGTATCTATCCGGTCATCTACCTCTTAACATTTTG GATAGCTGACGAATCGCCAAGATGGTTGATATCACGTGACAGGATAGATAAAGCAGAAACGATCCTCAGGAAAATGGCTAAGTGGAACAGACGACCCTTACCGGCGGACAACAAGTGGTTAAAAGAAGCAACCGAAGCG GAACGGGAAGCCGCCACGAAGAAGAAATGTACAGTCTTCGACTTGCTGCGGACTCCAAACCTGAGGAAAATCACGCTCGTCATATTCTTACAATG GTTTACCACCAGCCTTCTCTTCTATGGTCTCATCCTCATGCCAACGAGTTTCGGCGCGAATGCCTTCCTCACCACGGCGCTAGGCGGCGTTGCAAGCATGTCATCCTACCCCATCTGTGTCTTCCTGATGCAGAAAGTTGGGAGGCGATACACAATGGGCGGGTTCCTGTTCTTTGGAGGACTATGCTTGTTCTCAGCCATTCCATTATTAAATCGACCAG ATCTACAGCCTCTGACCATGGCACTTGTGATGCTTGCGAAGTGCACCTTCCAGGGCGCATTCGGAACTGTCTATATCTTCTCCGCGGAGCTGTTCCCAACAGTCGCCAGGAATATTGGAGTAGGAACTGGGTCTTCTTTCGCCAGGGCAGGGGCGCTCCTCTCACCACAGCTAGCGAGGCTG GAGGATCTTTGGCGGCCCTTGCCCCTGATCATCTTCGGCTGTATGGGTGTATTCACGGGCGTTATGAACTTCTTCCTCCCCGAGACGCTAAACAAGGCTTTGCCAGAGTCATTAGAAGACGGGGAGAACTTTGGACGACGTGG AAAATACCATAGCAGTAAAGAAATGCTGGACACATTTGATGCGGAGACAGCCGTTGATGACAAAACTCACGCAGCTTAA